A DNA window from Streptomyces parvus contains the following coding sequences:
- the argH gene encoding argininosuccinate lyase, which yields MSSNNGDVRLWGARFADGPAEALAKLSASVHFDWRLAPYDIAGSRAHARVLHTAGLLTEDELTRMLAGLDQLEADVADGSFTGTIADEDVHTALERGLLERLGPDLGGKLRAGRSRNDQIATLFRMYLRDHARTIGGLIADLQSALVGLAEANADVAMPGRTHLQHAQPVLFAHHVLAHVQSLSRDAERLRQWDERTAVSPYGSGALAGSSLGLDPQAVAADLGFEHGSVANSIDGTASRDFVAEFAFITAMIGVNLSRIAEEVIIWNTKEFSFVTLHDAFSTGSSIMPQKKNPDIAELARGKSGRLIGNLTGLLATLKALPLAYNRDLQEDKEPVFDSCDQLEVLLPAFTGMMATLTVNRERMEELAPAGFSLATDIAEWLVKQGVPFRVAHEVAGACVKECEQHGIELDQLTDEQFARISEHLTPEVRTVLNVRGALASRDGRGGTAPAAVAVQLAEVKEDLAAQHAWATARQ from the coding sequence GTGAGCAGCAACAACGGTGACGTCCGGCTCTGGGGCGCGCGGTTCGCCGACGGGCCGGCCGAGGCGCTGGCCAAGCTGTCCGCCTCCGTCCACTTCGACTGGCGGCTCGCCCCGTACGACATCGCCGGCTCCCGTGCCCACGCCCGAGTGCTCCACACGGCGGGCCTGCTCACCGAGGACGAGCTGACCCGGATGCTCGCCGGGCTCGACCAGCTCGAAGCCGACGTCGCGGACGGCTCCTTCACCGGGACCATCGCGGACGAGGACGTCCACACCGCCCTGGAGCGCGGCCTGCTGGAGCGCCTCGGCCCCGACCTCGGCGGCAAGCTGCGGGCCGGCCGGTCCCGGAACGACCAGATCGCCACGCTCTTCCGGATGTACCTGCGCGACCACGCCCGGACCATCGGCGGCCTGATCGCCGACCTCCAGAGCGCACTGGTCGGCCTCGCCGAGGCCAACGCGGACGTCGCGATGCCGGGCCGGACCCACCTCCAGCACGCCCAGCCCGTCCTCTTCGCCCACCACGTGCTCGCCCATGTGCAGTCCCTCTCCCGGGACGCCGAGCGGCTGCGCCAGTGGGACGAGCGCACCGCCGTCTCCCCGTACGGCTCCGGGGCGCTCGCCGGATCCTCGCTCGGGCTCGACCCGCAGGCGGTCGCCGCCGACCTCGGCTTCGAGCACGGTTCGGTCGCCAACTCCATCGACGGCACCGCCTCGCGGGACTTCGTCGCGGAGTTCGCCTTCATCACCGCGATGATCGGCGTCAACCTCTCCCGGATCGCGGAGGAGGTCATCATCTGGAACACGAAGGAGTTCTCCTTCGTCACCCTCCACGACGCCTTCTCCACCGGCTCCTCGATCATGCCGCAGAAGAAGAACCCGGACATCGCGGAGCTGGCCCGGGGCAAGTCCGGCCGCCTCATCGGCAATCTGACCGGCCTCCTCGCCACGCTCAAGGCGCTCCCGCTCGCGTACAACCGGGACCTCCAGGAGGACAAGGAGCCCGTCTTCGACTCCTGCGACCAACTGGAAGTCCTGCTGCCCGCCTTCACCGGCATGATGGCCACCCTCACCGTCAACCGCGAGCGCATGGAGGAGCTGGCCCCGGCGGGCTTCTCGCTCGCGACCGACATCGCGGAGTGGCTGGTCAAGCAGGGCGTCCCGTTCCGGGTGGCCCACGAGGTGGCCGGCGCCTGCGTCAAGGAGTGCGAGCAGCACGGCATCGAGCTGGACCAGCTCACCGACGAGCAGTTCGCCAGGATCTCCGAGCACCTCACCCCCGAGGTCCGCACGGTCCTCAACGTGCGGGGCGCCCTCGCCTCCCGCGACGGCCGGGGCGGGACGGCCCCCGCCGCCGTCGCCGTACAGCTCGCCGAGGTGAAGGAAGACCTGGCGGCCCAGCACGCCTGGGCGACCGCCCGCCAGTAG
- a CDS encoding argininosuccinate synthase: MTERVVLAYSGGLDTSVAIGWIAEETGAEVIAVAVDVGQGGEDLDVIRKRALACGAVEAEVADAKDEFAEEYCLPAIKANALYMDRYPLVSALSRPTIVKHLVAAAHKHNAGIVAHGCTGKGNDQVRFEAGISALGPDLKCIAPVRDYAMTRDKAIAFCEEKNLPIATTKKSPYSIDQNVFGRAVETGFLEDIWNAPIEDIYEYTSDPAAAREADEVVISFKEGVPVAIDGRPVTVLQAIQQLNERAGAQGIGRIDMVEDRLVGIKSREVYEAPGAIALITAHQELENVTVERELARYKRQVEQRWGEMVYDGLWFSPLKRALDGFINEANQHVTGDIRMTLHGGRAVVTGRKSEESLYDFNLATYDSGDTFDQSKAQGFIEIFGLSSKIAAKRDLA; the protein is encoded by the coding sequence GTGACCGAGCGCGTCGTACTCGCCTACTCGGGCGGCCTGGACACCTCCGTCGCCATCGGCTGGATCGCCGAGGAGACGGGCGCCGAGGTCATCGCCGTTGCCGTGGACGTCGGCCAGGGCGGCGAGGACCTGGACGTCATCCGCAAGCGCGCGCTCGCCTGCGGTGCCGTCGAAGCCGAGGTCGCGGACGCCAAGGACGAGTTCGCCGAGGAGTACTGCCTCCCGGCGATCAAGGCCAACGCCCTCTACATGGATCGCTACCCGCTGGTCTCGGCCCTCTCCCGGCCGACCATCGTCAAGCACCTCGTCGCCGCCGCCCACAAGCACAACGCCGGGATCGTCGCCCACGGCTGCACCGGCAAGGGCAACGACCAGGTCCGGTTCGAGGCCGGTATCTCCGCGCTCGGCCCCGACCTGAAGTGCATCGCCCCGGTCCGGGACTACGCGATGACCCGGGACAAGGCGATCGCCTTCTGCGAGGAGAAGAACCTCCCGATCGCGACCACCAAGAAGTCCCCGTACTCCATCGACCAGAACGTCTTCGGACGGGCCGTCGAGACGGGCTTCCTGGAGGACATCTGGAACGCGCCGATCGAGGACATCTACGAGTACACCTCCGACCCCGCCGCCGCGCGCGAGGCCGACGAGGTCGTCATCTCCTTCAAGGAGGGCGTGCCCGTCGCCATCGACGGCCGGCCCGTCACCGTCCTCCAGGCGATCCAGCAGCTCAACGAGCGGGCCGGCGCCCAGGGCATCGGCCGGATCGACATGGTCGAGGACCGGCTCGTGGGCATCAAGTCCCGTGAGGTGTACGAGGCGCCCGGCGCGATCGCGCTGATCACCGCCCACCAGGAGCTGGAGAACGTCACCGTCGAGCGCGAACTGGCCCGCTACAAGCGGCAGGTCGAGCAGCGGTGGGGCGAGATGGTCTACGACGGCCTGTGGTTCTCCCCGCTGAAGCGGGCCCTGGACGGCTTCATCAACGAGGCCAACCAGCACGTCACCGGCGACATCCGGATGACCCTGCACGGCGGCCGCGCCGTCGTCACCGGCCGGAAGTCCGAGGAGTCGCTGTACGACTTCAACCTGGCCACCTACGACTCGGGCGACACCTTCGACCAGTCCAAGGCACAGGGGTTCATCGAGATCTTCGGCCTCTCCTCGAAGATCGCCGCCAAGCGCGACCTCGCCTGA
- a CDS encoding L,D-transpeptidase → MRRPLVTAAVLLALAGSLAAAPASDAPPLPDRLADTGGGSQLITAEAPGTGSTTGTVTWWERRGGRWAEAGSAPARFGANGLAEGATREQGTGTTPTGLYDLPYAFGIEDAPAGTTYPYRKVNDDSWWCQDNDSVAYNRWVEPRPSHCRAAEAEHLVSYGTQYARALVIGFNYERPVRGRGAGIFLHVNGRGATAGCVSVPADAMAEILAWAKPERRPHIAVGTSSGPTAITRY, encoded by the coding sequence ATGCGCAGACCACTCGTGACCGCCGCCGTACTCCTCGCCCTGGCCGGCTCCCTCGCGGCCGCCCCGGCCTCCGACGCACCGCCCCTGCCGGACCGGCTGGCGGACACCGGCGGCGGGTCGCAGCTGATCACCGCCGAGGCCCCCGGCACCGGCTCCACCACCGGCACGGTGACCTGGTGGGAGCGGCGCGGGGGGCGGTGGGCGGAGGCGGGGTCCGCGCCCGCGCGGTTCGGGGCGAACGGGCTGGCCGAGGGGGCGACCCGGGAGCAGGGCACCGGAACCACGCCGACGGGGCTGTACGACCTGCCGTACGCCTTCGGCATCGAGGACGCCCCGGCGGGGACGACGTATCCGTACCGGAAGGTGAACGACGACTCCTGGTGGTGCCAGGACAACGACTCGGTCGCGTACAACCGCTGGGTGGAACCGCGGCCCTCCCACTGCCGGGCGGCGGAGGCGGAGCACCTCGTCTCCTACGGGACGCAGTACGCGCGGGCGCTGGTGATCGGGTTCAACTACGAGCGGCCGGTACGGGGCCGGGGCGCGGGGATCTTCCTGCATGTGAACGGGCGCGGGGCGACGGCGGGTTGTGTGTCCGTACCCGCCGACGCCATGGCGGAGATCCTGGCCTGGGCGAAGCCGGAGCGGCGGCCGCACATCGCGGTCGGGACCTCGTCGGGCCCGACCGCGATCACGCGCTACTAG
- a CDS encoding arginine repressor, whose protein sequence is MTEAQESEHGGPSVPQTRTARHRRIVDILNRQPVRSQSQLAKLLADDGLSVTQATLSRDLDELGAVKIRNTGGELIYAVPSEGGFRTPQAPLGGSAKEERMRRLSAELLISAEASANLVVLRTPPGAAQFLASAIDQAELHDILGTIAGDDTLMLISRDANGGQALADHLLRLAQNDR, encoded by the coding sequence ATGACCGAGGCGCAGGAATCCGAGCACGGCGGGCCGTCCGTGCCGCAGACCCGCACCGCCCGCCACCGCCGGATCGTGGACATCCTGAACCGGCAGCCGGTCCGCTCGCAGAGCCAGTTGGCCAAGCTCCTCGCCGACGACGGGCTGAGCGTCACCCAGGCGACGCTCTCCCGTGACCTCGACGAGCTGGGCGCGGTGAAGATCCGCAACACCGGCGGCGAGCTGATCTACGCGGTGCCCAGCGAGGGGGGATTCCGCACCCCGCAGGCCCCGCTGGGCGGCTCGGCCAAGGAGGAGCGGATGCGCAGGCTCTCGGCCGAACTGCTCATCTCGGCCGAGGCATCGGCCAACCTGGTGGTGCTCCGTACGCCGCCGGGGGCGGCCCAGTTCCTCGCCTCGGCCATCGACCAGGCCGAACTGCACGACATCCTCGGCACCATCGCGGGCGACGACACGCTGATGCTCATCAGCCGCGACGCGAACGGCGGTCAGGCGCTCGCCGACCATCTGCTGAGGCTCGCTCAGAACGACCGCTGA
- a CDS encoding acetylornithine transaminase, whose amino-acid sequence MTTGTGTGTGTAGLTARWQGALMDNYGTPRLPLVRGEGAHVWDENGTRYLDFVGGIAVNALGHGHPAVVEAVSTQIASLGHVSNLFIAEPPVALAERLLQLFGRRGRVFFANSGAEANEAAFKIGRLTGRGHMVATDGGFHGRTMGALALTGQPRKQEPFVPLPGDVTHVPYGDVDALRAAVTTDTALVIIEPIQGENGVVVPPKGYLEAAREITRATGTLLVLDEVQTGIGRCGQWFEHQAHQGVEPDIVTLAKGLGGGLPIGATVAFGPAADLLKPGHHGTTFGGNPVACAAGLAVLDTLAADGALDEVKRLGEKIRDGVEALGHPLVSHVRGSGLLLGIVLTGPLAPQVQQAAQGAGLLVNAPAPDVVRLMPPLIIGDAEVDALLEILPGALDAAHGDGRSGA is encoded by the coding sequence ATGACGACGGGCACCGGCACCGGTACCGGGACCGCGGGACTCACCGCGCGGTGGCAGGGCGCGCTGATGGACAACTACGGCACCCCCCGCCTGCCCCTCGTCCGGGGCGAGGGCGCCCACGTCTGGGACGAGAACGGCACCCGCTACCTCGACTTCGTCGGCGGGATCGCGGTCAACGCCCTCGGCCACGGCCACCCCGCCGTCGTCGAGGCCGTCTCCACCCAGATCGCCTCCCTCGGGCATGTGTCGAACCTGTTCATCGCCGAGCCGCCGGTCGCGCTCGCCGAACGGCTGCTGCAGCTCTTCGGCCGCCGGGGCCGGGTCTTCTTCGCCAACTCCGGCGCGGAGGCCAACGAGGCCGCGTTCAAGATCGGCCGGCTCACCGGACGCGGCCACATGGTCGCCACCGACGGCGGCTTCCACGGCCGGACGATGGGTGCGCTCGCGCTGACCGGCCAGCCCCGCAAGCAGGAGCCGTTCGTCCCGCTGCCCGGTGACGTCACGCATGTGCCGTACGGGGACGTGGACGCCCTGCGCGCAGCCGTCACCACCGACACCGCACTGGTCATCATCGAGCCGATCCAGGGCGAGAACGGCGTCGTCGTCCCGCCCAAGGGGTACCTGGAGGCCGCCCGGGAGATCACCCGGGCGACCGGGACGCTGCTCGTCCTCGACGAGGTGCAGACCGGGATCGGGCGCTGCGGCCAGTGGTTCGAGCACCAGGCGCACCAAGGCGTCGAGCCGGACATCGTCACGCTCGCCAAGGGCCTCGGCGGCGGTCTGCCGATCGGCGCGACGGTCGCCTTCGGCCCGGCGGCCGACCTGCTGAAGCCGGGCCATCACGGCACCACGTTCGGCGGCAACCCGGTCGCCTGCGCCGCCGGGCTCGCCGTCCTGGACACCCTCGCGGCCGACGGCGCGCTCGACGAGGTCAAGCGGCTCGGCGAGAAGATCCGGGACGGGGTGGAGGCGCTGGGACACCCATTGGTATCCCATGTCCGCGGCAGTGGCCTGCTGCTGGGTATCGTGCTCACCGGACCCCTCGCACCGCAGGTGCAGCAGGCGGCCCAGGGAGCCGGCCTCCTGGTGAACGCGCCCGCCCCCGATGTCGTACGGCTCATGCCGCCGCTGATCATCGGTGACGCGGAGGTGGACGCGTTGCTGGAGATCCTGCCGGGCGCTCTCGACGCGGCACACGGGGACGGACGATCCGGAGCATGA
- the argB gene encoding acetylglutamate kinase: protein MSAARKHTALPKAQTLIEALPWLTRHNGKTVVIKFGGNAMIDEELKGAFAQDVVFLRHAGLKPVVVHGGGPQISAQLDKQGLVSEFKAGLRVTTPEAMDVVRMVLAGQVQRELVGLLNQHGPLAVGMTGEDAHTITATQHRPTIDGESVDIGRVGEITAIDTGAIQALLDDGRIPVVSSIARSADDHHVYNVNADTAAAALAAALNAETLMVLTDVEGLYEDWPNSDDVISRLTASELEKLLPELSSGMVPKMQGCLHAVRNGVETARVIDGRVQHSILLEIFTDEGIGTMVVPDAPIDVHTGPEQGES, encoded by the coding sequence ATGAGCGCCGCGCGGAAGCACACCGCACTCCCGAAGGCGCAGACCCTCATCGAGGCGCTGCCCTGGCTGACCCGGCACAACGGCAAGACCGTCGTCATCAAGTTCGGCGGCAACGCCATGATCGACGAGGAGCTGAAGGGCGCCTTCGCCCAGGACGTCGTCTTCCTGCGGCACGCCGGCCTCAAGCCCGTCGTGGTGCACGGCGGCGGCCCCCAGATCAGCGCCCAGCTCGACAAGCAGGGCCTGGTCAGCGAGTTCAAGGCCGGGTTGCGCGTCACCACCCCCGAGGCGATGGACGTCGTACGGATGGTGCTCGCCGGACAGGTCCAGCGCGAACTGGTCGGCCTCCTCAACCAGCACGGCCCGCTCGCCGTCGGCATGACCGGCGAGGACGCCCACACCATCACCGCCACCCAGCACCGGCCCACCATCGACGGCGAGTCCGTCGACATCGGCCGGGTCGGCGAGATCACCGCCATCGACACCGGGGCCATCCAGGCGCTCCTGGACGACGGCCGTATCCCGGTCGTCTCCTCCATCGCCCGGTCCGCCGACGACCACCACGTCTACAACGTCAACGCCGACACCGCGGCCGCCGCGCTCGCCGCCGCGCTGAACGCCGAGACGCTGATGGTCCTCACCGACGTCGAAGGGCTGTACGAGGACTGGCCCAACAGCGACGACGTGATCAGCCGGCTCACCGCGAGCGAGCTGGAGAAGCTGCTGCCCGAGCTGTCCAGCGGCATGGTCCCCAAGATGCAGGGCTGTCTCCACGCCGTACGCAACGGCGTCGAGACCGCCCGCGTCATCGACGGGCGGGTCCAGCACTCGATCCTGCTGGAGATCTTCACCGACGAGGGCATCGGCACGATGGTCGTGCCGGACGCCCCCATCGACGTACACACAGGTCCTGAACAGGGGGAATCATGA
- the argJ gene encoding bifunctional glutamate N-acetyltransferase/amino-acid acetyltransferase ArgJ, whose protein sequence is MSVTAAQGFSAAGIAAGIKESGNPDLALVVNNGPRRAAAGVFTSNRVKAAPVLWTEQVLKGGEVTAVVLNSGGANACTGPKGFQDTHATAEKVAEVLEGHSAGEVAVASTGLIGILLPMDKLLPGIEQAAAALSEHGGEKAAIAIKTTDTVHKTAVAGGDGWTVGGMAKGAGMLAPGLATMLVVLTTDADVEAPALDAALRDATRTTFDRVDSDGCMSTNDTVLLLASGASGIAPEQAEFAEAVRAVCEDLARQLIGDAEGASKDIRIEVINAATEDDAVEVGRSIARNNLLKCAIHGEDPNWGRVLSAIGTTKAAFEPDQLNVAINDVWVCKNGQVGEDRDLVDMRYREVRITADLAAGSESAVIWANDLTADYVHENSAYSS, encoded by the coding sequence GTGAGCGTCACGGCAGCACAAGGATTCTCGGCGGCGGGCATCGCCGCGGGAATCAAGGAGAGCGGCAACCCGGACCTGGCCCTCGTGGTCAACAACGGGCCGCGCCGCGCCGCCGCGGGCGTCTTCACCTCCAACCGCGTCAAGGCCGCCCCCGTCCTCTGGACGGAGCAGGTACTCAAGGGCGGCGAGGTCACCGCCGTCGTCCTCAACTCCGGTGGCGCCAACGCCTGTACCGGCCCCAAGGGCTTCCAGGACACCCACGCCACCGCCGAGAAGGTCGCCGAGGTGCTCGAAGGCCACAGCGCCGGCGAGGTCGCCGTCGCCTCCACCGGGCTCATCGGCATCCTGCTCCCCATGGACAAGCTCCTCCCGGGCATCGAGCAGGCCGCCGCCGCCCTCAGCGAGCACGGCGGCGAGAAGGCCGCCATCGCCATCAAGACCACCGACACCGTCCACAAGACGGCCGTCGCGGGCGGCGACGGCTGGACCGTCGGCGGCATGGCCAAGGGCGCGGGCATGCTCGCCCCGGGCCTCGCCACCATGCTCGTCGTCCTCACCACCGACGCGGATGTGGAAGCCCCCGCACTGGACGCGGCACTCCGCGACGCCACCCGCACCACCTTCGACCGGGTCGACTCCGACGGCTGCATGTCCACCAACGACACCGTGCTGCTCCTCGCCTCCGGCGCCAGCGGCATCGCCCCGGAGCAGGCCGAGTTCGCCGAGGCCGTACGGGCCGTCTGCGAGGACCTCGCCCGGCAGCTCATCGGCGACGCCGAGGGCGCGTCCAAGGACATCCGGATCGAGGTGATCAACGCGGCCACCGAGGACGACGCCGTCGAGGTCGGCCGGTCCATCGCCCGTAACAACCTCCTCAAGTGCGCCATCCACGGCGAGGACCCCAACTGGGGCCGTGTCCTCTCCGCGATCGGCACCACGAAGGCGGCTTTCGAGCCGGACCAGCTCAACGTCGCCATCAACGACGTCTGGGTCTGCAAGAACGGCCAGGTGGGTGAGGACCGCGATCTCGTCGACATGCGCTACCGGGAGGTCAGGATCACCGCCGACCTCGCCGCCGGATCCGAGTCCGCCGTCATCTGGGCCAACGACCTCACCGCGGACTACGTCCACGAGAACAGCGCGTACAGCTCATGA
- the argC gene encoding N-acetyl-gamma-glutamyl-phosphate reductase, with translation MVVRAAVAGASGYAGGELLRLMPAHPEVEIGALTGHSNAGQTLGSLQPHLRPLADRVLEPTTAEVLAGHDVVFLALPHGQSAAVAEQLGDEVLVVDMGADFRLKDAGDWEAFYGSPHAGTWPYGLPELPGGRAALAGSKRIAVPGCYPTAVSIALFPAYEAGIAEPEAVIVAASGTSGAGKAAKPHLLGSEVMGNMTPYGVGGGHRHTPEMIQNLSAAAGQPVTVSFTPTLAPMPRGILATCSAKATPGVSAQSLRAVYEKAFADEPFVDLLPEGQWPATAAVYGSNAVQVQVAHDPAAGRIVAVCAIDNLTKGTAGGALQSMNIALGLPEDTGLSTIGVAP, from the coding sequence ATGGTGGTACGAGCAGCAGTGGCAGGGGCGAGCGGATACGCCGGCGGGGAGCTGCTGCGTCTTATGCCGGCGCACCCGGAGGTCGAGATCGGCGCTCTCACCGGGCACTCCAACGCCGGGCAGACGCTCGGTTCGCTCCAGCCGCACCTGCGGCCCCTGGCCGACCGGGTACTGGAGCCCACCACCGCCGAGGTGCTCGCCGGGCACGACGTCGTCTTTCTGGCGCTCCCGCACGGCCAGTCCGCCGCCGTCGCCGAGCAGCTCGGGGACGAGGTCCTCGTCGTCGACATGGGGGCCGACTTCCGGCTGAAGGACGCGGGGGACTGGGAGGCGTTCTACGGGTCCCCGCACGCCGGGACCTGGCCCTACGGGCTGCCCGAGCTGCCGGGCGGGCGGGCCGCGCTCGCCGGGTCGAAGCGGATCGCGGTGCCCGGGTGCTACCCGACCGCCGTGTCCATCGCGCTCTTCCCGGCGTACGAGGCCGGTATCGCCGAGCCGGAGGCCGTCATCGTCGCCGCGTCCGGCACCTCCGGGGCGGGCAAGGCCGCAAAGCCGCATCTGCTCGGCTCCGAGGTCATGGGCAACATGACCCCGTACGGCGTCGGCGGCGGGCACCGCCACACGCCCGAGATGATCCAGAACCTCAGCGCCGCCGCCGGGCAGCCGGTCACCGTCTCCTTCACGCCCACCCTCGCCCCCATGCCCCGCGGCATCCTCGCCACGTGCAGCGCGAAGGCGACGCCCGGAGTGAGCGCCCAGAGCCTGCGCGCGGTGTACGAGAAGGCGTTCGCGGACGAGCCGTTCGTCGATCTCCTGCCCGAGGGGCAGTGGCCCGCCACCGCCGCGGTGTACGGCTCCAACGCCGTACAGGTCCAGGTCGCGCACGACCCGGCCGCCGGACGGATCGTGGCCGTCTGCGCCATCGACAATCTCACCAAGGGCACCGCGGGCGGCGCCCTCCAGAGCATGAACATCGCCCTCGGACTCCCCGAGGACACAGGTCTTTCGACGATCGGAGTGGCACCGTGA
- a CDS encoding ankyrin repeat domain-containing protein, with translation MGARDLVAAVLRGDAERVTALLAAGEDPDTRTDDGLPVLCLAVAAYDDAVAGALVEGGADPDHGLPDGTTPLVRAVDGGSPAMVTAVLGREPRLRLAESRRAQLLALARDRYEQGAEAVLRTRAGGSGSVHACRVKDDEYDHLTQLTLGDVTIRAGHGAILTDLEWAFRVLTPVDELVTRAVAPRDREHVDRSSARWILSGRRSKETWSAVTAYRRSPDPEHRHFVLDVLACRRLTESSCRNSYEKETADLLVAWTVEGEDDPGVLAEVLRVLGDVEHREAEAVGLRHAGHPDPGVRAQVPGLLLDRDDAGPTLGAAARAMLLELARDEHGTVRAATGAALAAAHDGSTEFTNAVVALLRDPAADVRAVTAEAAADGKDGTAAVADALTALLDADDLKTRLNAAYGLLRRNDPRTGEAIARVGAHHRHGYEHDHRLSALRTWEWNNRNGGGRDDRAS, from the coding sequence ATGGGCGCGAGGGATCTGGTGGCGGCGGTTCTGCGGGGGGACGCGGAGAGGGTGACCGCACTGCTGGCTGCGGGAGAGGACCCGGACACCCGCACGGACGACGGCCTGCCGGTGCTGTGCCTGGCGGTCGCCGCGTACGACGACGCCGTCGCGGGGGCTCTGGTCGAGGGCGGCGCGGACCCGGACCACGGGCTGCCGGACGGAACGACCCCGCTGGTACGCGCCGTCGACGGGGGTTCTCCCGCGATGGTGACGGCCGTGCTGGGCCGGGAGCCCAGGCTGCGCCTGGCGGAGTCCCGGAGGGCGCAGCTGCTCGCCCTCGCCCGGGACCGGTACGAGCAGGGCGCGGAAGCCGTGCTGCGGACCAGGGCGGGCGGGAGCGGCTCCGTACACGCGTGCCGTGTGAAGGACGACGAGTACGACCACCTCACGCAGCTGACGCTCGGCGACGTCACCATCCGCGCCGGACACGGGGCGATTCTGACGGACCTGGAGTGGGCGTTCCGCGTCCTGACGCCCGTGGACGAGCTGGTGACCAGGGCCGTGGCGCCGCGCGACCGGGAGCATGTCGACCGCTCGTCCGCCCGGTGGATACTCAGCGGACGCCGCAGCAAGGAGACCTGGTCGGCCGTCACGGCGTACCGCCGCAGCCCGGACCCGGAGCACCGCCACTTCGTCCTCGACGTGCTCGCCTGTCGCCGGTTGACGGAGTCGAGCTGTCGGAACTCCTACGAGAAGGAGACGGCGGATCTCCTCGTGGCCTGGACCGTGGAGGGGGAGGACGATCCGGGTGTCCTCGCGGAGGTGCTCCGGGTCCTGGGCGACGTCGAACACCGGGAGGCGGAGGCAGTGGGGCTGCGGCACGCCGGTCACCCCGACCCGGGCGTCCGCGCCCAGGTCCCCGGCCTCCTCCTCGACCGGGACGACGCGGGCCCCACCCTGGGCGCGGCGGCCCGTGCCATGCTGCTGGAGCTGGCCCGGGACGAGCACGGGACGGTGCGTGCGGCGACCGGCGCGGCCCTGGCGGCGGCTCACGACGGAAGCACGGAATTCACAAACGCCGTCGTCGCGCTGCTGCGGGATCCTGCGGCCGATGTGCGGGCCGTCACCGCGGAGGCCGCGGCCGACGGCAAGGACGGCACAGCGGCGGTCGCCGACGCCCTGACGGCCCTGCTCGACGCGGACGACCTCAAAACCCGCCTCAACGCGGCCTACGGCCTCCTCCGCCGGAACGACCCGCGCACCGGCGAGGCGATCGCCCGCGTGGGAGCGCACCACCGCCACGGCTACGAGCACGACCACCGGCTATCCGCGCTCCGGACCTGGGAGTGGAACAACCGGAACGGCGGCGGGCGCGACGACCGCGCATCCTGA
- a CDS encoding GPP34 family phosphoprotein — protein MTTAKDLFIIAMDPAPRHPVGQGDLSLALAGAELLDLLDAGTITVDGDLVVPGGASVPDDRLLAAAAAGITRQPPYERIEDWLWRRGRDLAAAYQDALEEDGELTRKRSGLLPFGPKEVELVDTPARRAAVARRDEGDPVLASLASAVGLGGERSDDDEPRLGDETVTTVVATVHEAVMELEAVRQRRTIENTAFANVWRGP, from the coding sequence ATGACCACGGCGAAAGACCTGTTCATCATCGCAATGGACCCCGCGCCGCGACACCCCGTGGGGCAGGGCGATCTGTCGCTGGCCCTCGCCGGTGCCGAGCTGCTCGACCTCCTCGACGCGGGGACCATCACCGTGGACGGCGACCTCGTCGTACCGGGCGGGGCGTCGGTGCCGGACGACCGGCTCCTCGCCGCGGCCGCCGCGGGAATCACCCGGCAGCCGCCCTACGAGCGGATCGAGGACTGGCTGTGGCGCCGGGGCCGGGACCTCGCGGCCGCCTACCAGGACGCGCTGGAGGAGGACGGCGAGCTGACGCGGAAGCGGAGCGGCCTGCTGCCTTTCGGCCCGAAGGAGGTGGAGCTGGTGGACACGCCGGCTCGCCGCGCGGCCGTGGCCCGCCGGGACGAGGGGGATCCCGTCCTCGCCTCCCTCGCGTCGGCCGTGGGCCTCGGCGGCGAGCGGTCCGACGACGACGAACCCCGCCTCGGTGACGAGACGGTGACCACCGTGGTCGCCACCGTCCATGAAGCGGTGATGGAGCTGGAAGCCGTACGGCAGCGGCGGACCATCGAGAACACCGCCTTCGCCAACGTCTGGCGCGGCCCCTGA